The Candidatus Methylacidiphilales bacterium DNA segment ATATCTGACTTTGAATCGTCAGTATGATCCTGAGTTGGGCCGATGGCTATCCAGGGATCCGATCGAGGAAGAGGGAGGGATCAATCTATATGCGTATGTCGCCAATGACCCCTTCCGATATCGAGATCCATTCGGATTGGCCCCAGGCGATTGGTGGGATATAAGGACGCCTTTTTACAATGAAAATAGAGCAATGGAATATGCAGAATCTATGCGTGGAAAAGGAGGTAATGATTCAGATCATCATGCGATTGCTGTCAGGGAATTTGCGCATAATATGGAATGTTCTTATGGAAAAGCTGTTGGCTGAAGGAAACAATTTAGATTTGGGACTAGATACTGGAGCTGCACATACTACAATCCCTCTTTTTAGTGGTTCAAAACCTGTTACTACACCTAAGCCTATATTTGGGGCTGGAGAAGGTGCCACACTCTCAATCGGAACTACCTATAACTTCTAATGAAAAATATTCTTGACTATAAATGGTTGCTACTTCGCGGATGCGCGCTTCTTCTTACGACATTGGGATTAAGCGTGTATCCTCGTAAAGAGTCAAATGT contains these protein-coding regions:
- a CDS encoding RHS repeat-associated core domain-containing protein, which encodes MTIRYYNQGKQIPGATTPADKLFYARDHLSSVRELTDSTGTVRARYEFDPWGRRTKLSGDLDTVASHTGHFANAKSGLYLTLNRQYDPELGRWLSRDPIEEEGGINLYAYVANDPFRYRDPFGLAPGDWWDIRTPFYNENRAMEYAESMRGKGGNDSDHHAIAVREFAHNMECSYGKAVG